In one Dermacentor albipictus isolate Rhodes 1998 colony chromosome 4, USDA_Dalb.pri_finalv2, whole genome shotgun sequence genomic region, the following are encoded:
- the LOC135903768 gene encoding connectin-like encodes MPCTEAAPLSGAAHCRRTLSPRRDALVSRRRPAEQTTRRDPPFLFPAMLLLSVYFIASTCSFPFVACAESSELVPNLCRLMDQPMYCRCDSEDIADDATDVSCYITRPLTVDHAVFKSFQNHPSLASLSFNAFSLSNKLTFVPSEALRQCPQLERLKFTQSELGVLKTRSFYNLSRLAWLSLDSNAITDLENESIAQMPRLKRLELGDNKLSRIPAGALRALPALTQLFLERNEIKTIEDLAFEELTSVKEVDLSDNAIENLTDRTFKGLSSAIRLDLFRNKIQRLEARVFSGMPQLVELDMKYNGVTEVDPLAFDGLPQLSILYLSHNRLRILPAQMFMGAPNLITVDLSQNQLLTLTWRTVQDLRKIDSESFDMSLTGNKFGCDCRLAWILHLEKATRNEKFRRELRHVKCNFEQRPAPGNLSSGTKVVRLSLKDLGCPENYAPPELPSLRDKKMPLSAFAGKSGANSAHGKQGTADDNGSNKIVERPPQSPVDEVHRGSGAGDGKDVENDVEVALSQQKAAPSEAVLRRNRDRNSAASWVRAEKTVSWFLICVTLALVDRSR; translated from the exons ATGCCCTGCACCGAGGCCGCTCCGTTGTCCGGCGCGGCACATTGCCGGCGGACGCTGTCCCCCCGCAGAGACGCCCTCGTGAGCAGGCGGCGACCggcggagcagacgacgcggcgtgACCCACCGTTCCTGTTTCCGGCGATGCTGCTGCTGAG tgttTACTTCATCGCTTCAACATGCAGCTTCCCCTTCGTGGCTTGCGCCGAATCGTCTGAATTGGTTCCTAACCTGTGCCGTCTCATGGACCAACCCATGTACTGTCGCTGCGACTCCGAGGACATCGCGGACGACGCCACAGACGTCTCCTGCTATATCACGAGACCCCTTACTGTGGACCACGCCGTATTCAAGTCATTCCAAAACCACCCCTCCCTTGCCTCCCTATCCTTCAACGCGTTCAGCCTGAGCAACAAGTTAACTTTCGTGCCATCTGAAGCTCTAAGGCAGTGCCCACAATTGGAACGCCTCAAGTTCACCCAGTCGGAGCTAGGCGTTCTGAAAACGCGCTCCTTCTACAACCTCTCTAGACTTGCGTGGCTGTCTCTTGACTCCAACGCCATAACCGACCTGGAGAACGAGTCCATCGCACAGATGCCACGTTTAAAGCGGCTCGAATTAGGCGACAACAAGCTCAGCAGGATCCCCGCCGGTGCCCTGCGTGCTCTTCCAGCCCTAACGCAACTCTTCCTGGAGAGGAACGAGATCAAGACCATAGAAGACTTGGCGTTTGAGGAACTAACCAGCGTCAAGGAAGTAGACCTGAGTGACAACGCCATCGAGAACCTGACGGACCGCACTTTCAAGGGACTGTCGAGCGCCATACGGCTCGACCTGTTCCGCAACAAGATACAGAGGCTCGAGGCACGGGTGTTCAGCGGAATGCCGCAGCTGGTCGAGCTGGACATGAAGTACAACGGCGTCACCGAAGTGGACCCGCTGGCGTTTGACGGCCTGCCCCAGCTGAGCATCCTGTACCTCTCGCACAACCGCCTTCGCATACTGCCCGCGCAGATGTTCATGGGCGCGCCCAACCTGATCACTGTGGACCTGTCGCAGAACCAGCTGCTCACGCTTACCTGGAGGACGGTCCAGGACTTGCGGAAGATCGACTCCGAGTCCTTCGATATGAGCCTCACCG gCAACAAGTTCGGCTGCGACTGCCGCCTGGCGTGGATCCTGCACCTGGAGAAGGCCACGCGCAACGAGAAGTTTCGGCGCGAGCTGCGGCACGTCAAATGCAACTTTGAACAGAGGCCGGCGCCGGGCAACCTGAGCAGCGGTACCAAGGTGGTCAGACTCAGTCTCAAGGATCTGGGATGCCCGGAGAACTACGCGCCGCCTGAGCTGCCTTCGCTGCGCGACAAAAAGATGCCTCTCTCCGCCTTTGCCGGCAAGAGTGGTGCGAACAGCGCGCACGGGAAACAGGGCACCGCGGATGATAACGGAAGCAACAAGATCGTCGAGCGACCACCACAGTCTCCGGTTGATGAGGTCCACCGAGGATCGGGAGCGGGAGACGGAAAAGACGTCGAAAACGACGTCGAAGTTGCCCTCAGTCAGCAGAAAGCGGCTCCCAGCGAAGCCGTTCTTCGGCGCAACCGCGACAGAAACTCTGCTGCGTCATGGGTCCGCGCGGAGAAAACTGTGTCGTGGTTCTTGATCTGCGTCACACTCGCGCTAGTGGACAGGTCGAGGTGA